In Ascochyta rabiei chromosome 2, complete sequence, one genomic interval encodes:
- a CDS encoding mitochondrial 54S ribosomal protein YmL41 has translation MDAVPISKKLIAFGSKKIYLPKFTVAMVRAPGLSPYHARFLVPLDFSKYDLRDYLYHAYNVKCFNIRSYVKQMPIRDTVQQPRHWFRDESKKYMTVEMEQPFVWPEVPADTKPWGLGQVKSETAQAAEANGIVTVEQKRQKAKSLREQVKALMTKKEPLVDRSIAQKRAEGRDLTPDELQKEETAMRKKAENEKMSALKFWEEKRTGKVVQSDESSRYTIKA, from the exons ATGGACGCGGTACCGATCTCGAAGAAGCTGATCGCCTTCGGCAGCAAGAAGATCTATCT GCCCAAGTTCACGGTTGCAATGGTGCGCGCACCAGGCCTTTCTCCATACCACGCACGCTTCCTTGTCCCACTCGACTTCTCCAAGTACGATCTCCGTGACTACCTCTACCATGCGTACAATGTCAAATGCTTCAACATTCGATCATACGTTAAGCAGATGCCTATCCGCGACACAGTACAACAACCGCGCCACTGGTTCCGCGACGAGTCGAAGAAGTACATGACAGTTGAGATGGAACAGCCCTTCGTGTGGCCCGAAGTGCCAGCGGATACGAAACCTTGGGGTTTGGGACAGGTGAAGTCGGAGACTGCGCAGGCGGCTGAGGCCAACGGAATCGTGACTGTAGAGCAGAAGAGGCAAAAGGCTAAATCACTAAGAGAGCAGGTGAAGGCGCTCATGACGAAGAAGGAGCCTTTGGTAGATAGGAGTATTGCACAGAAGAGGGCGGAAGGTAGAGATCTTACGCCCGACGAGCTGCAGAAGGAGGAGACCGCAATGCGAAAGAAGGCAGAGAACGAGAAGATGTCGGCATTGAAGTTCTGGGAAGAGAAGAGGACAGGGAAAGTTGTGCAAAGTGATGAGTCGAGTCGTTACACGATCAAGGCATGA